Proteins from one Gossypium hirsutum isolate 1008001.06 unplaced genomic scaffold, Gossypium_hirsutum_v2.1 scaffold_494, whole genome shotgun sequence genomic window:
- the LOC121226838 gene encoding transcription factor SCREAM2 produces the protein MSSRDRKKASVYRKLQRLRSVVNSTAVNKTSIIVDASRYIEELKEKMEVLNQETGTSGISNSQNPLPMQVAVEALEKGFLINVFLEKNCPGLLVSILETFEELGLDVLDARVSCQENFQLEAIGGENQSNAEGIDAQMVKQAVMQAISKWSENI, from the exons ATGTCTTCCAGAGATCGAAAGAAAGCATCTGTCTATCGGAAACTGCAACGCCTTCGCTCTGTTGTCAATTCTACTGCT GTAAATAAAACCTCAATCATTGTGGACGCATCGAGATACATAGAAGAGTTGAAAGAAAAGATGGAAGTGCTGAACCAAGAAACTGGAACTTCAGGAATTTCAAATTCCCAGAATCCTCTGCCTATG CAAGTTGCTGTGGAAGCCCTAGAGAAAGGTTTCCttattaatgtgtttttggaAAAGAATTGCCCTGGTTTGCTTGTTTCCATATTGGAAACCTTTGAAGAGCTTGGCCTTGACGTGCTCGACGCTAGGGTTTCTTGCCAAGAGAATTTCCAGCTTGAAGCCATTGGAGGAGAA AACCAAAGTAATGCTGAAGGCATAGATGCTCAGATGGTGAAACAAGCAGTTATGCAGGCTATCAGTAAATGGAGTGAAAATATATAG